A part of Thermocrinis albus DSM 14484 genomic DNA contains:
- a CDS encoding TolC family protein yields the protein MKRLLPIFLGFFLALQAYAIDLSTAIKMTLDNYPSIRALEAERIAIRGRSELYRSFLNPSVGILLGNFGSSKERFSKAPVYSFSYSQPLALDLRDYFRKVAQYQNVALDYRLQAERNRLTGEVMALFYEALYRKEMVKLAEESLKISQDIYNFVKRLYELGETTKLEFFRAERELLQSQRELQMARSEYLSSLQILSHYVGVEVKDVEGDLFQTARFPSLDINRVPVVAEYDALLEAVKAQRNLEMRLAKPIWSLEVVGEKVGDTTYGYRVGVSSPLPVFYRREGELLQLQAREEALRREKELILRRIEQEYNASRILYESYLKQIDNIEKKDLPVAEEELALALKSYRLKVITLLELSDAKRRYLQTKKQRLDLFLALHREVAKITSIGGM from the coding sequence ATGAAGAGGCTTTTACCCATCTTTCTGGGCTTCTTTCTGGCCTTGCAAGCTTATGCTATAGACCTTTCCACCGCCATAAAGATGACCCTGGATAACTATCCTTCCATAAGAGCTTTGGAAGCGGAAAGGATAGCTATAAGAGGAAGAAGTGAGTTATACAGATCTTTCCTGAACCCCAGCGTAGGGATCCTGTTGGGAAATTTTGGTAGTTCCAAAGAAAGATTTAGCAAAGCTCCCGTGTACAGTTTCAGTTACAGTCAACCTTTAGCGCTAGATCTGAGGGATTACTTCCGGAAGGTGGCCCAGTACCAGAACGTAGCCCTTGATTACAGGCTTCAGGCGGAGAGAAACAGACTTACCGGTGAGGTGATGGCCCTCTTTTACGAAGCTCTCTACCGAAAGGAGATGGTAAAACTGGCAGAAGAATCCCTTAAGATCTCTCAAGATATATACAACTTTGTAAAGAGACTGTATGAGCTTGGTGAGACTACTAAACTGGAATTTTTTAGGGCAGAGAGAGAACTTCTCCAGTCACAGAGAGAACTCCAGATGGCACGCTCCGAGTACCTCTCTTCTCTACAGATTCTTTCCCACTATGTGGGTGTAGAGGTAAAGGATGTGGAGGGAGATCTTTTCCAAACCGCCCGTTTCCCTTCCCTGGACATCAACCGTGTGCCGGTAGTTGCAGAGTACGACGCCTTACTGGAAGCTGTGAAGGCTCAGAGGAATCTAGAGATGAGACTAGCAAAGCCTATATGGAGCTTAGAGGTGGTGGGAGAGAAGGTGGGTGACACCACCTACGGTTACAGGGTAGGTGTGTCTTCCCCACTACCCGTTTTCTACAGACGTGAAGGTGAACTTCTGCAGCTACAAGCGAGAGAAGAAGCCCTCCGAAGAGAGAAAGAGCTGATATTACGGAGAATAGAACAGGAGTACAACGCATCTCGTATCCTCTACGAAAGCTATCTGAAACAGATAGACAACATAGAGAAGAAAGACCTACCTGTAGCTGAGGAGGAGTTAGCCCTGGCCCTCAAAAGTTACCGTCTCAAGGTGATAACCCTTCTGGAACTATCGGACGCCAAAAGAAGATATCTCCAGACAAAAAAGCAGAGACTGGATCTTTTCCTTGCTCTTCATAGAGAAGTGGCCAAGATAACATCTATAGGAGGAATGTGA
- a CDS encoding acyl-CoA thioesterase yields the protein MFVYRRRVQFYETDAQGVVHHSNYFRYFEEARGEFLRKMGLPYSQLRDLGYEVVLLEAYCSFRRPLLYDEEVQIHTQLVQLDRYFFSFHYTLYVEDDLRAEGRTRHAIVRNGKLSSLPPQLKELLKKIGI from the coding sequence ATGTTTGTCTACAGGCGTAGAGTTCAGTTTTACGAGACAGACGCTCAGGGGGTGGTGCATCACTCCAACTACTTCAGGTACTTTGAGGAGGCAAGGGGAGAGTTTCTCCGAAAAATGGGTCTACCCTACTCCCAGCTGAGGGACCTAGGATATGAGGTGGTCCTTCTGGAAGCCTACTGTTCCTTTCGTAGACCCCTTCTCTATGACGAAGAGGTCCAGATACACACCCAACTGGTTCAGCTGGACAGGTACTTCTTCTCCTTCCACTACACCCTTTACGTGGAGGACGATCTTAGAGCCGAAGGAAGAACCAGGCACGCGATAGTACGAAACGGTAAACTCTCGTCCCTTCCACCCCAGCTAAAGGAACTTCTTAAGAAGATTGGCATATAA